CCTCGATCTCGTGGTCCTCGGTCACCTGGTACTTGTTGACGCCGATGACGGGCTGACGACCGGAGTCGATGCGCGCCTGGGTGCGGGCGGCCGCCTCCTCGATGCGCAGCTTCGGGATGCCCTCCGAGATCGCCTGCGCCATACCGCCGGCGGCCTCGACCTCGGCGATGTGGGCGCGGGCCTTGTCGGCCAGCTCGTGGGTGAGCCACTCGACGTAGTGCGAGCCGCCCCACGGGTCGATGGGCCGCGTGGTGCCCGACTCCTGCTGCAGCAGCAGCTGGGTGTTGCGGGCGATGCGCGCCGAGAAGTCGGTGGGCAGTGCCAGCGCCTCGTCGAGCGCGTTGGTGTGCAGCGACTGGGTGTGGCCCTGGGTCGCGGCCATCGCCTCGACGCACGTGCGGGCGACGTTGTTGAAGACGTCCTGTGCGGTGAGCGACCAGCCGGAGGTCTGCGAGTGGGTGCGCAGCGATTTCGACTTCGGGTTCTTCGCCCCGAACTTCTCGACGAGCTCGCTCCACAGCAGGCGACCTGCGCGCAGCTTCGCGACCTCCATGAAGAAGTTCATGCCGATCGCCCAGAAGAACGACAGGCGCGGCGCGAACTTGTCGACGTCCATGCCGGCGTCGAGTCCGGCGCGGATGTACTCCATGCCGTCCGCGAGGGTGTACGCGAGCTCGAGGTCGGCCGTCGCGCCGGCTTCCTGGATGTGGTAGCCGGAGATCGAGATCGAGTTGAAGCGCGGCATCTTCGCCGAGGTGTACGCGAAGATGTCGGAGATGATCCGCATCGACGGCTTCGGCGGGTAGATGTAGGTGTTGCGGACCATGAACTCCTTCAGAATGTCGTTCTGGATGGTTCCGGCCAGCTGCTCGGGCTTGACGCCCTGCTCCTCCGCCGCCACGACGTACAGCGCCAGGATCGGCAGTACCGCGCCGTTCATGGTCATCGACACCGACACCTGCGACAGATCGATGCCGTCGAATAGCTGACGCATGTCGAGGATCGAGTCGATCGCGACACCGGCCATACCGACGTCACCCTGTACACGCGGGTGATCGGAGTCGTAGCCGCGGTGCGTGGCCAGGTCGAAGGCCACCGACAGGCCCTTCTGACCGGCGGCGAGGTTGCGCCGGTAGAAGGCGTTGGACTCGGCGGCGGTGGAGAAGCCGGCGTACTGCCGGATGGTCCACGGCTGGTTCACGTACATCGTCGGGTACGGCCCGCGCACGAACGGGGCCAGACCCGGGTAGCTGCCGAGCGGGTAGCCCTCGGCGACGACGGCGTCGCGGTCGGCCTTGGTGTAGACCGGCTTGACGTCGATGCCCTCGGGCGTCGACCACACGACGTCTTCGGTGCTGTAGTTGTTCGCCTCGGCGACGGACTCGACGAGCGCGGCGGCCTGCTCCGCGGTGGGAGCGGTGGGCGCCGGCGCAGCCGGGTCCGTCAACGGGACGTCGGCGAAGCTGCCGATTTCGTGTTCGATGCTCACTTACGCTCCCAGAGTGTTCAGCAGGTCGGTGAGGGCGGCGACGGCGTCGATGCGCGCGGTGAGGAAGCCGTCCGGACGATCGTCCCCCTGCGCGTCCTTCACGGCCTTCTCGGGTCCGGCCAGCAGCACCGTCGTGATCCCCGCCGCACGCAGCGCAGAGGTGGCCGTACCGGCCTGCTCGCCGTAGCGGGTGTCAGTGCCGCACAGCACGGCGACGGACGTTCCGGTGTCGCCCACCAGGGACGACAGGTCGGCGTCGAGATCGAGCGGTCCGGGATTGACCGCTTCGATGCCACCGGCGGCGAGCAGGTTCGTCGCGAAGGTCGCCCGTACGTTGTGTTCGGCGATCGGCCCGAGCGGGGCGAGCAGCACCCGCGGGCGGGCACCGTGCGAGGCCAGGTAGGCATCCGAGCGGTCGCGCAGCGCCTCGAACGGTGCGGCGTACCGCGCGGCGGACGCGCCGGCCTCGGCGACACCGACCGGCAGCGGCTTCTCGGCCAGGTTCGGGAACTCGTTGACCCCGGTCACCGAGAACGTGCGGTGCGCGATGTCGGACTCGCGGCGGGCACGCGTCTGCGCGACACGCTCGGCGATCAGCCCTGCCTCGAGAGCGGCGCGGTAACCACCGGCCGCCTCGATCTCCTGGAAGAAGCCCCATGCCTTCTCTGCGATCTGCGCGGTCAGTTCCTCGACGTACCAGGAACCGGCGGCGGGATCGAGAACGCGCCCGAGGTTGGACTCCTCGAGCAGCAGCAGCTGGGTGTTGCGGGCGATCCGGGCGGAGAACGCCTCGGACACCTCGAGCACACCGGCCGGCAGTGCGGAGTCGAACGGCAGGACCGTGACGGCGTCGGCGCCACCGACACCCGCGCCGAACGCAGCGAGGGTCGTGCGCAGCATGTTCACCCACGGATCGCGCTGGGCCATCATCGCCGCGGAGGTCACGGCGTGCTGCGGAGCGTTGCCGGCCTCGGGGGCACCGGCGACCTGGGCGACGCGCGCCCACACCTGACGACCCGCGCGGAACTTGGCGATGGTCTGGAACTGGTCGTCGGTCGCGGCGAGACGGAACTCGAGCTGACCGAGCGCGGCCGCAACGGGAACCCCGGCGTCGACGAGTGCTCGCACATAATCGAGGCCGGCGGCGATCGCGGCACCGAGTTCTTCGGCGTCGGACGAACCGGCGTTGTGGAAGGCGGTGCCGTCCACGGTGAGGGCACGCACCGCTTCGGTGCGGTCGGCGGCGGCCCGTGCCAGTTCGACGGCCTCGTCGAGAGATACGTCGGGACGCTCGGAGAACGCGCTGGTGAGCGGCGCTGCACCGAGGAAGATGCGCACGGCGGCGCGGTCCTCGATATCGGTGCGGTTGTCGAGCACGGAGTACACGGCGGTGGTCGCTGCGACCGCGTCGGCACCGGCGTCGAGACGGACCGGCGCGAGGTCGAGGAGCACACCGTTGAGCGCGGTGTCGAGCGCGTCCACGGGGACCGCGCCGGCGCCGAGACCGAGCCACACCGAGCTGACGCCGTTGTTCAGCGCGTCGAGGATGCGCTCGTTGACCGAGGCCGCGTCGGTGCCGGTGAACCGGACGTCGACGAGCCAGCCGGTGTTGACGTCGCGCGTGGACGAGCCGCCGCGGACGAACGGGAACTCACCGGGCAGCGGCGCTTCGTCGCGCTCGTCGCGGACGCCGTACAGCGGCGCGACGGTGACGTCGTCGTAGGTCGTGGTCTCGAGCAGACGCTGCGGCTCGGGTCCGAGTTCGGCCGGGTCGACACGTCGGGACTTGGCCAGCACCCCCGCCACCGCGTCCTGCCACTGCGCATATGCGCGCGCGGCATCCTCGGCTTCTGCAGCTAATGACACGGGCGATTCCTCCTACTGCGGGTTTGCAGGCTTTGTACGGACGGCGTTGTCGGCCGGAGGTGGGCAACCTCGAAATGGGTAGGTTGCCTTCGGTGTGATGCTATCCCCGCACATCGCGCGATCGTTGTGGGGATCACCACAGTTTTTCTAGCGCTCGATAACGACGTCCTCGATCGGAACGTTATCGTGCCGCCTTCGTCACTCTGCTCGCGGGGATGCAAGAGACCGCCCGGCCGGTAGTGTGGACGCTCGTGACGAGGCTTGCCGCAGACCGCAGAGTGCTCGGCATCCTGGGCCTGGTGGCGGCTCTCGTCGTCGTAGCTCTCGTGGTGCCGCATCCGACGATCGCCCAGATCCGGGAGTGGTCGGAATCGGTGCACGGCCCGGCAATTGTCCTGGCGTTCTTCGCCGTCCACGCCCTGGTCACGATCGCCCCGATTCCGCGCACGGTGTTCACTCTCAGCGCCGGCGTGCTGTTCGGCAGTGCCGTCGGTATCGGCGTGACGGTCGCCGCCTCCACGGTCAGCGCCGTCCTGGCGTTCCTGCTCGTGCGGGCCGTCGGACGCAAGGCCGTGGAATCGCGCCTCACGCACCCGGCGGCGAAAGCGATCGATCTGCGGCTGGCACGCCGCGGATGGCTCGCGGTCGGCTCCCTGCGGCTGATCGCCGCCGCCCCGTTCTTCGTCGTGAACTGTTGCTGCGCCGTCTCGGCGGTCCGTCTCGTCCCCTACACACTCGCGACGGTCGTGGGCATCCTGCCGGGCACCGTGGCGGTCGTACTCCTCGGCGACGCCCTGACCGGGCAGACCGATCCGCGGCTGATGGTGATCACCGGGGTGTGCATCGCGCTCGGTCTCGCCGGGCTGTTGCTCGAGGCTCGACTCCCCGAGCCCGCCGGTTCGGCGCTCGACGCCGTCGTCGAGCCGGATCAGGATCCGGCGACGAGATAGTCGGCCAGAATCGGGCCGAGGACGGCGAGCGCGGCCGGGGTCATCATCTCCAGATGGTCGCAGTCGATCGTGTGCTCGGTGATCGTGCCGGACACCCACGGCCGCCACAGGGCCGGTGACGCACCGTCGTCCGTGCCGAGCGATCGCGCCGCGGCGACGAACAGCAGGTCGCCGTCGAAACATCGCAGGTCGAGCGTCGGCGCGGCCCGATGGACGTGCGCATAGGCCGTGAGGATCCGCTCCAGGTCGGCGGTGGACAGTCCGGTCTCGTGCCCGAGACTGCGGTTCACCGCGTCGAGCAGCTGCTCGGAGGTCATCTCGTCCGGCGTCGCGTGAGGCAGTTCGATGCCCAGTCCCGCCAGCAGCTCCGCGTGGGTGTGGGCACGCCGCTCGCGTTCGAGCGGGTAGTAATCGAGGACGACCAGGTCGACGGTCTCCCCCGCGGCGCGCAGTTCGACACCCATGTGGTGGGCGATCAGTCCGCCCTGGGACCAGCCGAGCACGGTGTAGGGACCTTGCGGTTGCACGGCCCGCATCTCCTCGACGTAGCGGTGCGCCAGTTCGGCGGGCGTCGCGTCGAGGGGTCCGCCCGAGAGGTACGGCAGTTGCAGCCCGTACACCGGCCGATCCGGCAGGTGGCGCAGCAGTCCCGCGTACACCCAGGACAAGCCGATCGCGGGATGTACGCAGAACACCGGTGGGCGGTGACCGTGCCCTCGCAGGGGGATCAGCACATCGAACATGCCGGTCGTCGGAGCAGTGGTCGCCGTCGGCTCGTCGAGGCGATCCGCGAGGCCGGCCGGTGTGGGGTCGAGGAAGACCAGGGACAGGGGAACTTCCCGGCCCAGCTCGCTGCGCAGCTTCGATGCCACGGCGGTCGCGGCGAGCGAGTTGCCGCCGAGGTCGAAGAAGTTGTCGTCGATCCCGATCCGGTCGCGTTCGAGGACGGAGGCGAACGCGCGGGCCACGGCACCTTCGGTCGGTGTGCGCGGCGCCCGGTAGGCAGCCCCGACCGGCGCGGCCGCCGGTAACGCCGACCTGTCCACCTTCCCGCTCGGGGTGACGGGCAGGCCCGGTAGCACGACGATCACCGACGGGACCATGTACCGCGGCAGCCCGGTGGCCGCGAAATGCAGGATCTCGGGCGCCTCGATCGGAACGGTCCCGGTGGGCACCACATATCCGACCAGCCGGTCGCCGCTACCGTCGTCACGCACTACGACCACGGCCTGGGCAACGGCCGGATGCCGGAGCAGTGCCGCCTCGACCTCCTCGAGCTCGATGCGCAGACCGCGCAGCTGGATCTGGAAGTCACTGCGCCCGACGTAGACGGGCTCGGCGCCCGCCGCGGTGCGGGTCCAGCGCATCAGGTCCCCCGTGCGGTACATCCGGCGCCCCGGTGCGCCGAGGGGGTCGGCGACGAAACGCGTCGCGGTCAGGCCGGGTTGGCCCGCATACCCTCGCGCCAGACCCGGTCCGGCGAGGTACAGCTCCCCCACCGCGCCGCCGGCGACGGGTTGCAGGTACGAGTCCAGCAGGTACTCGTCGAAACCGGGCATCGGCGGTCCCACGGTGGGATTCTCGCCGGGGACGAGCGGATCGAGCAGGTTCGACATCACCGTGGCCTCGCTCGGACCGTAGCCGTTGACCATGTGACGGCTCCGGGCCCACGTCTCCACCAGGGACGGCGGGCACGCCTCGCCACCGACGCTCACGAACGTCAGAGCCGGCAGCGCGTCCCGATCCAGCGTCGCCAGCACCGCGGGTGTGGTGTACAGGTG
This window of the Rhodococcus pyridinivorans genome carries:
- the scpA gene encoding methylmalonyl-CoA mutase; the encoded protein is MSIEHEIGSFADVPLTDPAAPAPTAPTAEQAAALVESVAEANNYSTEDVVWSTPEGIDVKPVYTKADRDAVVAEGYPLGSYPGLAPFVRGPYPTMYVNQPWTIRQYAGFSTAAESNAFYRRNLAAGQKGLSVAFDLATHRGYDSDHPRVQGDVGMAGVAIDSILDMRQLFDGIDLSQVSVSMTMNGAVLPILALYVVAAEEQGVKPEQLAGTIQNDILKEFMVRNTYIYPPKPSMRIISDIFAYTSAKMPRFNSISISGYHIQEAGATADLELAYTLADGMEYIRAGLDAGMDVDKFAPRLSFFWAIGMNFFMEVAKLRAGRLLWSELVEKFGAKNPKSKSLRTHSQTSGWSLTAQDVFNNVARTCVEAMAATQGHTQSLHTNALDEALALPTDFSARIARNTQLLLQQESGTTRPIDPWGGSHYVEWLTHELADKARAHIAEVEAAGGMAQAISEGIPKLRIEEAAARTQARIDSGRQPVIGVNKYQVTEDHEIEVLKVENSRVRAEQLAKLEQLRADRDEEATRAALDALTRAAGAQSQGLDNNLLALAIDAARAKATVGEISDALEKVYGRHQAEIRTISGVYRDEAGKATNITAATELVEKFAEEEGRRPRILVAKMGQDGHDRGQKVIATAFADLGFDVDVGPLFQTPEEVAQQAADNDVHVVGVSSLAAGHLTLVPALKQALAEVGREDIMIVVGGVIPPGDFDELYAAGAAAIFPPGTVIADAATGLLTKLAAQLGHHLGG
- a CDS encoding methylmalonyl-CoA mutase family protein; this encodes MSLAAEAEDAARAYAQWQDAVAGVLAKSRRVDPAELGPEPQRLLETTTYDDVTVAPLYGVRDERDEAPLPGEFPFVRGGSSTRDVNTGWLVDVRFTGTDAASVNERILDALNNGVSSVWLGLGAGAVPVDALDTALNGVLLDLAPVRLDAGADAVAATTAVYSVLDNRTDIEDRAAVRIFLGAAPLTSAFSERPDVSLDEAVELARAAADRTEAVRALTVDGTAFHNAGSSDAEELGAAIAAGLDYVRALVDAGVPVAAALGQLEFRLAATDDQFQTIAKFRAGRQVWARVAQVAGAPEAGNAPQHAVTSAAMMAQRDPWVNMLRTTLAAFGAGVGGADAVTVLPFDSALPAGVLEVSEAFSARIARNTQLLLLEESNLGRVLDPAAGSWYVEELTAQIAEKAWGFFQEIEAAGGYRAALEAGLIAERVAQTRARRESDIAHRTFSVTGVNEFPNLAEKPLPVGVAEAGASAARYAAPFEALRDRSDAYLASHGARPRVLLAPLGPIAEHNVRATFATNLLAAGGIEAVNPGPLDLDADLSSLVGDTGTSVAVLCGTDTRYGEQAGTATSALRAAGITTVLLAGPEKAVKDAQGDDRPDGFLTARIDAVAALTDLLNTLGA
- a CDS encoding TVP38/TMEM64 family protein, giving the protein MLGILGLVAALVVVALVVPHPTIAQIREWSESVHGPAIVLAFFAVHALVTIAPIPRTVFTLSAGVLFGSAVGIGVTVAASTVSAVLAFLLVRAVGRKAVESRLTHPAAKAIDLRLARRGWLAVGSLRLIAAAPFFVVNCCCAVSAVRLVPYTLATVVGILPGTVAVVLLGDALTGQTDPRLMVITGVCIALGLAGLLLEARLPEPAGSALDAVVEPDQDPATR